In a single window of the Rhodoferax saidenbachensis genome:
- a CDS encoding UDP-2,3-diacylglucosamine diphosphatase, which produces MRAAFEAFGNDGQGMAPDNDDAVGARRYRAVFISDIHLGTAGCQAQALLDFLKHHPSDSLYLVGDIVDGWQLRRRWFWPQAHNDVVQKLLRRARKGCKVVFIPGNHDEFARAFVGHQFGGIEVHEDTVHTTADGRTLWVTHGDYFDGVIQCAKWLAYLGDNAYEFTLRLNRHLNSLRARMGLPYWSLSAYLKQKVKTALNYVTDFEKAVAHEARQRGHDGVVCGHIHRAEMREIDGTLYCNDGDWVESRSALVEHMDGQLELVFWAGEPPQTQRLSPIETLQELPV; this is translated from the coding sequence ATGCGCGCCGCCTTCGAAGCCTTTGGCAACGACGGGCAGGGCATGGCACCCGACAACGACGACGCAGTCGGTGCGCGCCGCTACCGCGCGGTATTTATCTCCGACATCCACCTGGGCACCGCCGGCTGTCAGGCACAGGCCTTGCTGGATTTCCTCAAACACCACCCCAGTGACAGTCTGTACTTGGTCGGCGACATCGTGGACGGCTGGCAACTGCGCCGCCGCTGGTTCTGGCCACAGGCACACAACGACGTGGTGCAAAAGCTGCTGCGTCGCGCGCGCAAGGGCTGCAAGGTGGTGTTTATCCCGGGCAACCACGACGAGTTTGCACGCGCGTTTGTGGGCCACCAGTTTGGTGGCATTGAAGTGCATGAGGACACCGTGCACACCACCGCCGATGGCCGCACCCTGTGGGTCACGCATGGCGACTACTTTGACGGTGTGATCCAGTGCGCCAAGTGGCTGGCCTATCTGGGGGACAACGCCTACGAGTTCACGCTGCGGTTGAACCGCCACCTCAACAGCCTGCGCGCCCGCATGGGCCTGCCGTACTGGTCGCTGTCGGCCTATCTGAAGCAGAAGGTGAAGACGGCACTCAACTACGTGACCGATTTTGAAAAAGCCGTGGCCCACGAGGCACGCCAGCGCGGACACGACGGCGTGGTCTGCGGCCACATCCATCGCGCCGAGATGCGCGAGATCGACGGCACGCTGTACTGCAACGACGGTGACTGGGTGGAAAGCCGCAGCGCACTGGTCGAACACATGGATGGCCAACTGGAGTTGGTCTTCTGGGCTGGCGAGCCACCGCAGACCCAGCGTCTTTCTCCCATCGAAACCCTGCAGGAGCTCCCGGTATGA
- a CDS encoding GNAT family N-acetyltransferase gives MQNPLNTPPALATPALQGATTTPQSSADARPGIVVSWARHLDEVRAAQRLRFDVFAGEMGARLNTPLAGHDIDLFDNYCEHLLVRDQASGQVIGTYRVLTPVQAKRVGSTYSDTEFDLTRLRGLRERMVELGRSCVHPEHRHGGVIMALWGALAEFMVRNQLDTMIGCASVPMLHEGMVSGNAAASIWRQLQATHLAPIEYHVRPRLPLPIEQLDSSLEVDPPALIKGYLRLGAKVLGAPAWDPDFNSADLPMLMRIADLPSRYRKHFLGA, from the coding sequence ATGCAAAACCCGCTCAACACTCCCCCCGCACTGGCCACGCCAGCGCTACAGGGCGCCACCACCACACCACAGTCCAGTGCCGATGCGCGCCCCGGCATCGTCGTGTCCTGGGCCCGACACCTGGACGAAGTCCGCGCGGCCCAGCGCCTGCGTTTTGACGTGTTCGCCGGTGAAATGGGCGCGCGCCTGAATACACCGCTGGCAGGGCACGACATTGACCTGTTTGACAACTATTGCGAACACCTGCTGGTGCGCGACCAGGCCAGTGGCCAGGTGATTGGCACCTACCGCGTGCTGACGCCGGTACAGGCCAAACGTGTCGGCAGCACCTACAGCGACACCGAGTTTGATTTGACCCGCCTGCGCGGTTTGCGTGAACGCATGGTGGAGCTGGGCCGCAGCTGCGTGCATCCGGAGCACCGGCACGGCGGCGTGATCATGGCGCTGTGGGGTGCCCTCGCAGAGTTCATGGTGCGTAACCAGCTCGACACCATGATCGGCTGCGCCAGCGTACCCATGCTGCATGAAGGCATGGTCAGCGGCAATGCGGCGGCCAGCATCTGGCGCCAACTGCAGGCCACACACCTGGCGCCGATTGAATACCACGTGCGGCCGCGTTTGCCGCTGCCCATCGAGCAGCTCGACAGCTCACTGGAAGTGGACCCACCGGCCCTCATCAAAGGCTATTTGCGCCTGGGTGCCAAGGTGCTGGGCGCACCGGCCTGGGACCCGGATTTCAACTCGGCGGACCTGCCCATGCTGATGCGTATTGCCGACTTGCCGTCGCGCTACCGCAAACACTTTCTGGGGGCCTGA